In the genome of Columba livia isolate bColLiv1 breed racing homer chromosome 10, bColLiv1.pat.W.v2, whole genome shotgun sequence, one region contains:
- the BRPF1 gene encoding peregrin isoform X2 — translation MGVDFDVKTFCHNLRATKPPYECPVGTCRKIYKSYSGIEYHLYHYDHDNPPPPQHTPLRKHKKKGRQARAANKQSPNPSETSQSPGREVMTYAQAQRMVEVDLHGRVHRISIFDNLDVVSEDEEVPEEVPENGSNKENTETQSVPPKSGKHKNKEKRKDSNHHHHNASAGTTPKLPEVVYRELEQDTPDAPPRPTSYYRYIEKSAEELDEEVEYDMDEEDYIWLDIMNERRKDEGVSPIPQEIFEYLMDRLEKESYFESHNKGDPNALVDEDAVCCICNDGECQNSNVILFCDMCNLAVHQECYGVPYIPEGQWLCRRCLQSPSRAVDCALCPNKGGAFKQTDDGRWAHVVCALWIPEVCFANTVFLEPIDSIEHIPPARWKLTCYICKQRGSGACIQCHKANCYTAFHVTCAQQAGLYMKMEPVRETGANGTSFSVRKTAYCDIHTPPGSVRRLPALSHSEGEEEEEEEEEEGKGWSSEKVKKAKAKSRIKMKKARKILAEKRAAAPVVSVPCIPPHRLSKITNRLTIQRKSQFMQRLHSYWTLKRQSRNGVPLLRRLQTHLQSQRNCDQRDTEDKNWALKEQLKSWQRLRHDLERARLLVELIRKREKLKRETIKVQQVALEMQLTPFLILLRKTLEQLQEKDTGNIFSEPVPLSEVTEICEVPDYLDHIKKPMDFQTMKQNLEAYRYLNFDDFEEDFNLIINNCLKYNAKDTIFYRAAIRLREQGGAVLRQARRQAEKMGIDFETGMHFPHCVTVEEAQVQDIEDEDVRLLLSENQKHLPLEEQLKILLERLDEVNAGKQSIGRSRRAKMIKKEITVLRRKLAHPRDLGRDGLERHSSSARGILQSHNPCEKDLQTDSAAEESSSQETGKGLGPNSSSTPAHEVGRRTSVLFSKKNPKTAGPPKRPGRPPKNRDSQITPGHGNSPIGPPQLPIMESSQRQRKRGRSPRPSSSSDSDSDKSTEDAPMDLPANGFSSGNQPVKKSFLVYRNDCNLPRSSSDSESSSSSSSSAASDRTSTTPSKQGRGKPSFSRVNFPEDSSEDTSGTENESYSVGTGRGVGHGMVRKGLGRGAGWLSEDEDSSLDALDLVWAKCRGYPSYPALIIDPKMPREGMFHHGVPIPVPPLEVLKLGEQMTQEAREHLYLVLFFDNKRTWQWLPRTKLVPLGVNQDLDKEKMLEGRKSNIRKSVQIAYHRAMQHRSKVQGEQSSDSSESD, via the exons ATGGGCGTAGACTTCGACGTGAAGACTTTCTGCCACAACCTGCGGGCCACCAAACCCCCCTACGAGTGTCCGGTGGGCACCTGCCGCAAGATCTACAAGAGCTACAGCGGGATCGAGTACCACCTCTACCACTATGACCACGAcaacccccccccgccccagcacACCCCCCTGCGCAAGCACAAGAAGAAGGGCCGCCAGGCCCGCGCCGCCAACAAGCAGTCGCCCAACCCGTCCGAGACCTCCCAGTCACCGGGACGGGAGGTGATGACCTACGCCCAGGCCCAGCGCATGGTGGAGGTGGATCTGCATGGCCGCGTCCATCGCATCAGCATCTTCGATAACCTCGACGTGGTGTCCGAGGATGAGGAGGTGCCCGAGGAGGTGCCGGAGAATGGGAGCAATAAGGAGAACACGGAGACCCAGAGCGTCCCGCCCAAATCCGGCAAGCACAAGAACAAGGAGAAGCGCAAGGACTCCAACCATCATCACCACAACGCCTCGGCTGGCACCACCCCCAAGCTCCCGGAGGTGGTGTACcgggagctggagcaggacaccCCCGACGCGCCACCTCGCCCCACCTCTTACTACAG GTACATCGAGAAATCGGCAGAGGAGCTGGATGAGGAGGTGGAGTACGACATGGACGAGGAAGATTACATCTGGCTGGACATCATGAATGAGCGACGGAAGGATGAAGGTGTGAGCCCCATTCCTCAGGAGATCTTTGAGTACCTGATGGACCGGCTGGAGAAGGAATCCTACTTTGAGAGCCACAACAAGGGAGATCCAAACGCCTTGGTGGATGAAGATGCCGTCTGTTGCATCTGCAATGACGGGGAGTGCCAGAACAGCAACGTCATCCTCTTCTGCGACATGTGCAACCTGGCTGTGCATCAGGAGTGCTACGGGGTGCCCTACATCCCAGAGGGACAGTGGCTCTGCAGACGGTGCCTGCAGTCACCCTCGCGAGCTGTGGACTGTGCCCTCTGCCCGAACAAGGGAGGGGCCTTCAAGCAGACGGACGATGGGCGCTGGGCACACGTGGTCTGTGCCCTCTGGATCCCGGAGGTGTGCTTTGCCAACACTGTCTTCCTGGAGCCCATCGACAGCATTGAGCACATCCCACCCGCGCGCTGGAAGCTAACCTGTTACATTTGCAAGCAGCGCGGCTCCGGGGCTTGCATCCAGTGTCACAAAGCCAACTGCTACACTGCCTTCCATGTCACCTGTGCTCAGCAGGCCGGGCTCTACATGAAGATGGAGCCTGTCCGGGAGACGGGGGCCAATGGTACCTCCTTCAGCGTGCGCAAAACTGCCTACTGCGACATCCACACACCACCAGGCTCTGTGCGCAGGCTGCCTGCCCTCTCCCACAGtgagggggaagaggaggaggaggaggaggaggaggaagggaagggctgGAGCTCTGAGAAAGTGAAAAAAGCAAAGGCCAAGTCTAGGATCAAGATGAAGAAGGCGCGGAAGATCCTGGCAGAGAAACGAGCCGCAGCGCCTGTGGTTTCTGTGCCCTGCATCCCCCCACACAG gcTCAGTAAGATTACAAACCGTTTAACCATCCAGAGGAAGAGCCAGTTCATGCAGCGGCTGCACAGTTACTGGACTCTGAAGAGACAGTCCCGCAACGGTGTCCCTCTGCTCCGCCGCCTTCAGACGCACTTGCAGTCACAAAGAAACTGCGACCAG AGAGACACTGAGGATAAGAACTGGGCCctgaaggagcagctgaagtcatgGCAGCGCCTCCGCCATGACCTAGAGCGCGCGCGCTTGCTGGTGGAGCTGATACGCAAGCGGGAGAAGCTCAAGAGAGAGACG ATCAAAGTGCAGCAGGTGGCACTGGAAATGCAGCTGACTcccttcctcatcctcctccgCAAGACACTAGAACAGCTGCAGGAGAAAGACACGGGCAACATCTTCAGCGAGCCAGTCCCTCTGTCTGAGGTAACAGAAATCTGCGAA GTCCCAGACTATCTGGATCACATCAAGAAGCCAATGGATTTCCAGACGATGAAACAAAACCTGGAAGCATATCGCTATCTGAATTTCGATGACTTTGAGGAGGATTTCAACCTGATTATCAACAACTGCTTGAAATATAATGCCAAAGACACAATCTTCTACCGGGCAGCCATCCGCCTGCGGGAGCAGGGAGGTGCCGTTCTCCGGCAGGCTCGCCGGCAGGCGGAGAAGATGGGCATTGACTTTGAGACAGGCATGCACTTCCCCCACTGTGTTACAGTGGAGGAGGCGCAGGTCCAAGACATTGAGGACG AAGATGTGCGGCTGCTGCTTTCAGAGAATCAGAAGCACCTGCCCttggaggagcagctgaagatCCTGCTGGAGCGGCTGGATGAGGTCAATGCTGGCAAACAGAGCATTGGGCGGTCCCGCCGGGCCAAGATGATCAAGAAGGAGATCACGGTCCTACGGCGGAAACTGGCTCACCCGCGGGACCTGGGCCGGGATGGGCTGGAGCGGCACAGCTCCTCTGCCCGGGGCATCCTGCAATCGCACAACCCCTGCGAGAAGGACCTGCAGACAGACAGCGCTGCGGaggagagcagcagccaggagaCTGGCAAAG GTCTGGGTCCCAATTCTTCTTCCACTCCAGCCCATGAAGTTGGCAGGAGGACCTCAGTGCTCTTCTCCAAGAAGAACCCTAAAACGGCAGGCCCTCCAAAACGTCCAGGACGCCCCCCGAAGAATCGAGACAGCCAGATCACTCCTGGGCATGGGAACAGCCCCATCGGACCCCCCCAGCTCCCAATCATGGAGTCCTCCCAGCGGCAGCGGAAGCGAGGGCGAAGCCCACgccccagctccagctcagaCAGCGACAGCGATAAATCCACCGAAGACGCTCCCATGG ATCTGCCAGCCAATGGTTTCAGCAGTGGGAACCAGCCGGTGAAGAAGAGTTTCCTGGTGTACCGCAACGACTGCAATCTGCCCCGGAGCAGCTCCGACTCggagtccagcagcagcagcagcagtagcgCTGCCTCGGACCGAACCAG CACAACGCCCTCCAAGCAGGGCCGAGGGAAGCCCTCCTTCTCCCGCGTGAACTTCCCCGAGGACAGCAGCGAGGACACATCGGGGACGGAGAATGAATCCTACTCCGTGGGCACAGGGCGAGGCGTGGGGCACGGCA TGGTGCGCAAGGGCCTGGGCCGTGGAGCAGGGTGGCTCTCCGAGGACGAGGATTCCTCCCTGGACGCCCTGGACCTGGTGTGGGCCAAGTGCCGGGGTTACCCCTCCTACCCGGCGCTG ATCATCGACCCCAAGATGCCGCGGGAAGGCATGTTCCACCACGGCGTCCCCATCCCCGTGCCCCCCTTGGAGGTGCTGAAGCTGGGGGAGCAGATGACTCAGGAAGCCCGCGAGCACCTCTACCTTGTCCTGTTTTTCGACAACAAGCGCACTTG GCAGTGGTTACCCCGGACGAAGCTGGTTCCTCTGGGGGTGAACCAAGACCTGGACAAGGAGAAGATGCTGGAGGGTCGCAAGTCCAACATCCGCAAGTCGGTGCAGATCGCGTACCACCGCGCCATGCAGCACCGCAGCAAGGTGCAGGGCGAGCAGAGCAGCGACTCCAGCGAGAGCGACTGA
- the BRPF1 gene encoding peregrin isoform X1 gives MGVDFDVKTFCHNLRATKPPYECPVGTCRKIYKSYSGIEYHLYHYDHDNPPPPQHTPLRKHKKKGRQARAANKQSPNPSETSQSPGREVMTYAQAQRMVEVDLHGRVHRISIFDNLDVVSEDEEVPEEVPENGSNKENTETQSVPPKSGKHKNKEKRKDSNHHHHNASAGTTPKLPEVVYRELEQDTPDAPPRPTSYYRYIEKSAEELDEEVEYDMDEEDYIWLDIMNERRKDEGVSPIPQEIFEYLMDRLEKESYFESHNKGDPNALVDEDAVCCICNDGECQNSNVILFCDMCNLAVHQECYGVPYIPEGQWLCRRCLQSPSRAVDCALCPNKGGAFKQTDDGRWAHVVCALWIPEVCFANTVFLEPIDSIEHIPPARWKLTCYICKQRGSGACIQCHKANCYTAFHVTCAQQAGLYMKMEPVRETGANGTSFSVRKTAYCDIHTPPGSVRRLPALSHSEGEEEEEEEEEEGKGWSSEKVKKAKAKSRIKMKKARKILAEKRAAAPVVSVPCIPPHRLSKITNRLTIQRKSQFMQRLHSYWTLKRQSRNGVPLLRRLQTHLQSQRNCDQRDTEDKNWALKEQLKSWQRLRHDLERARLLVELIRKREKLKRETIKVQQVALEMQLTPFLILLRKTLEQLQEKDTGNIFSEPVPLSEVTEICEVPDYLDHIKKPMDFQTMKQNLEAYRYLNFDDFEEDFNLIINNCLKYNAKDTIFYRAAIRLREQGGAVLRQARRQAEKMGIDFETGMHFPHCVTVEEAQVQDIEDEDVRLLLSENQKHLPLEEQLKILLERLDEVNAGKQSIGRSRRAKMIKKEITVLRRKLAHPRDLGRDGLERHSSSARGILQSHNPCEKDLQTDSAAEESSSQETGKGLGPNSSSTPAHEVGRRTSVLFSKKNPKTAGPPKRPGRPPKNRDSQITPGHGNSPIGPPQLPIMESSQRQRKRGRSPRPSSSSDSDSDKSTEDAPMDLPANGFSSGNQPVKKSFLVYRNDCNLPRSSSDSESSSSSSSSAASDRTSTTPSKQGRGKPSFSRVNFPEDSSEDTSGTENESYSVGTGRGVGHGMVRKGLGRGAGWLSEDEDSSLDALDLVWAKCRGYPSYPALIIDPKMPREGMFHHGVPIPVPPLEVLKLGEQMTQEAREHLYLVLFFDNKRTWWPPAPRRQWLPRTKLVPLGVNQDLDKEKMLEGRKSNIRKSVQIAYHRAMQHRSKVQGEQSSDSSESD, from the exons ATGGGCGTAGACTTCGACGTGAAGACTTTCTGCCACAACCTGCGGGCCACCAAACCCCCCTACGAGTGTCCGGTGGGCACCTGCCGCAAGATCTACAAGAGCTACAGCGGGATCGAGTACCACCTCTACCACTATGACCACGAcaacccccccccgccccagcacACCCCCCTGCGCAAGCACAAGAAGAAGGGCCGCCAGGCCCGCGCCGCCAACAAGCAGTCGCCCAACCCGTCCGAGACCTCCCAGTCACCGGGACGGGAGGTGATGACCTACGCCCAGGCCCAGCGCATGGTGGAGGTGGATCTGCATGGCCGCGTCCATCGCATCAGCATCTTCGATAACCTCGACGTGGTGTCCGAGGATGAGGAGGTGCCCGAGGAGGTGCCGGAGAATGGGAGCAATAAGGAGAACACGGAGACCCAGAGCGTCCCGCCCAAATCCGGCAAGCACAAGAACAAGGAGAAGCGCAAGGACTCCAACCATCATCACCACAACGCCTCGGCTGGCACCACCCCCAAGCTCCCGGAGGTGGTGTACcgggagctggagcaggacaccCCCGACGCGCCACCTCGCCCCACCTCTTACTACAG GTACATCGAGAAATCGGCAGAGGAGCTGGATGAGGAGGTGGAGTACGACATGGACGAGGAAGATTACATCTGGCTGGACATCATGAATGAGCGACGGAAGGATGAAGGTGTGAGCCCCATTCCTCAGGAGATCTTTGAGTACCTGATGGACCGGCTGGAGAAGGAATCCTACTTTGAGAGCCACAACAAGGGAGATCCAAACGCCTTGGTGGATGAAGATGCCGTCTGTTGCATCTGCAATGACGGGGAGTGCCAGAACAGCAACGTCATCCTCTTCTGCGACATGTGCAACCTGGCTGTGCATCAGGAGTGCTACGGGGTGCCCTACATCCCAGAGGGACAGTGGCTCTGCAGACGGTGCCTGCAGTCACCCTCGCGAGCTGTGGACTGTGCCCTCTGCCCGAACAAGGGAGGGGCCTTCAAGCAGACGGACGATGGGCGCTGGGCACACGTGGTCTGTGCCCTCTGGATCCCGGAGGTGTGCTTTGCCAACACTGTCTTCCTGGAGCCCATCGACAGCATTGAGCACATCCCACCCGCGCGCTGGAAGCTAACCTGTTACATTTGCAAGCAGCGCGGCTCCGGGGCTTGCATCCAGTGTCACAAAGCCAACTGCTACACTGCCTTCCATGTCACCTGTGCTCAGCAGGCCGGGCTCTACATGAAGATGGAGCCTGTCCGGGAGACGGGGGCCAATGGTACCTCCTTCAGCGTGCGCAAAACTGCCTACTGCGACATCCACACACCACCAGGCTCTGTGCGCAGGCTGCCTGCCCTCTCCCACAGtgagggggaagaggaggaggaggaggaggaggaggaagggaagggctgGAGCTCTGAGAAAGTGAAAAAAGCAAAGGCCAAGTCTAGGATCAAGATGAAGAAGGCGCGGAAGATCCTGGCAGAGAAACGAGCCGCAGCGCCTGTGGTTTCTGTGCCCTGCATCCCCCCACACAG gcTCAGTAAGATTACAAACCGTTTAACCATCCAGAGGAAGAGCCAGTTCATGCAGCGGCTGCACAGTTACTGGACTCTGAAGAGACAGTCCCGCAACGGTGTCCCTCTGCTCCGCCGCCTTCAGACGCACTTGCAGTCACAAAGAAACTGCGACCAG AGAGACACTGAGGATAAGAACTGGGCCctgaaggagcagctgaagtcatgGCAGCGCCTCCGCCATGACCTAGAGCGCGCGCGCTTGCTGGTGGAGCTGATACGCAAGCGGGAGAAGCTCAAGAGAGAGACG ATCAAAGTGCAGCAGGTGGCACTGGAAATGCAGCTGACTcccttcctcatcctcctccgCAAGACACTAGAACAGCTGCAGGAGAAAGACACGGGCAACATCTTCAGCGAGCCAGTCCCTCTGTCTGAGGTAACAGAAATCTGCGAA GTCCCAGACTATCTGGATCACATCAAGAAGCCAATGGATTTCCAGACGATGAAACAAAACCTGGAAGCATATCGCTATCTGAATTTCGATGACTTTGAGGAGGATTTCAACCTGATTATCAACAACTGCTTGAAATATAATGCCAAAGACACAATCTTCTACCGGGCAGCCATCCGCCTGCGGGAGCAGGGAGGTGCCGTTCTCCGGCAGGCTCGCCGGCAGGCGGAGAAGATGGGCATTGACTTTGAGACAGGCATGCACTTCCCCCACTGTGTTACAGTGGAGGAGGCGCAGGTCCAAGACATTGAGGACG AAGATGTGCGGCTGCTGCTTTCAGAGAATCAGAAGCACCTGCCCttggaggagcagctgaagatCCTGCTGGAGCGGCTGGATGAGGTCAATGCTGGCAAACAGAGCATTGGGCGGTCCCGCCGGGCCAAGATGATCAAGAAGGAGATCACGGTCCTACGGCGGAAACTGGCTCACCCGCGGGACCTGGGCCGGGATGGGCTGGAGCGGCACAGCTCCTCTGCCCGGGGCATCCTGCAATCGCACAACCCCTGCGAGAAGGACCTGCAGACAGACAGCGCTGCGGaggagagcagcagccaggagaCTGGCAAAG GTCTGGGTCCCAATTCTTCTTCCACTCCAGCCCATGAAGTTGGCAGGAGGACCTCAGTGCTCTTCTCCAAGAAGAACCCTAAAACGGCAGGCCCTCCAAAACGTCCAGGACGCCCCCCGAAGAATCGAGACAGCCAGATCACTCCTGGGCATGGGAACAGCCCCATCGGACCCCCCCAGCTCCCAATCATGGAGTCCTCCCAGCGGCAGCGGAAGCGAGGGCGAAGCCCACgccccagctccagctcagaCAGCGACAGCGATAAATCCACCGAAGACGCTCCCATGG ATCTGCCAGCCAATGGTTTCAGCAGTGGGAACCAGCCGGTGAAGAAGAGTTTCCTGGTGTACCGCAACGACTGCAATCTGCCCCGGAGCAGCTCCGACTCggagtccagcagcagcagcagcagtagcgCTGCCTCGGACCGAACCAG CACAACGCCCTCCAAGCAGGGCCGAGGGAAGCCCTCCTTCTCCCGCGTGAACTTCCCCGAGGACAGCAGCGAGGACACATCGGGGACGGAGAATGAATCCTACTCCGTGGGCACAGGGCGAGGCGTGGGGCACGGCA TGGTGCGCAAGGGCCTGGGCCGTGGAGCAGGGTGGCTCTCCGAGGACGAGGATTCCTCCCTGGACGCCCTGGACCTGGTGTGGGCCAAGTGCCGGGGTTACCCCTCCTACCCGGCGCTG ATCATCGACCCCAAGATGCCGCGGGAAGGCATGTTCCACCACGGCGTCCCCATCCCCGTGCCCCCCTTGGAGGTGCTGAAGCTGGGGGAGCAGATGACTCAGGAAGCCCGCGAGCACCTCTACCTTGTCCTGTTTTTCGACAACAAGCGCACTTG GTGGCCCCCCGCTCCCCGCAGGCAGTGGTTACCCCGGACGAAGCTGGTTCCTCTGGGGGTGAACCAAGACCTGGACAAGGAGAAGATGCTGGAGGGTCGCAAGTCCAACATCCGCAAGTCGGTGCAGATCGCGTACCACCGCGCCATGCAGCACCGCAGCAAGGTGCAGGGCGAGCAGAGCAGCGACTCCAGCGAGAGCGACTGA
- the BRPF1 gene encoding peregrin isoform X4, producing the protein MGVDFDVKTFCHNLRATKPPYECPVGTCRKIYKSYSGIEYHLYHYDHDNPPPPQHTPLRKHKKKGRQARAANKQSPNPSETSQSPGREVMTYAQAQRMVEVDLHGRVHRISIFDNLDVVSEDEEVPEEVPENGSNKENTETQSVPPKSGKHKNKEKRKDSNHHHHNASAGTTPKLPEVVYRELEQDTPDAPPRPTSYYRYIEKSAEELDEEVEYDMDEEDYIWLDIMNERRKDEGVSPIPQEIFEYLMDRLEKESYFESHNKGDPNALVDEDAVCCICNDGECQNSNVILFCDMCNLAVHQECYGVPYIPEGQWLCRRCLQSPSRAVDCALCPNKGGAFKQTDDGRWAHVVCALWIPEVCFANTVFLEPIDSIEHIPPARWKLTCYICKQRGSGACIQCHKANCYTAFHVTCAQQAGLYMKMEPVRETGANGTSFSVRKTAYCDIHTPPGSVRRLPALSHSEGEEEEEEEEEEGKGWSSEKVKKAKAKSRIKMKKARKILAEKRAAAPVVSVPCIPPHRLSKITNRLTIQRKSQFMQRLHSYWTLKRQSRNGVPLLRRLQTHLQSQRNCDQRDTEDKNWALKEQLKSWQRLRHDLERARLLVELIRKREKLKRETIKVQQVALEMQLTPFLILLRKTLEQLQEKDTGNIFSEPVPLSEVPDYLDHIKKPMDFQTMKQNLEAYRYLNFDDFEEDFNLIINNCLKYNAKDTIFYRAAIRLREQGGAVLRQARRQAEKMGIDFETGMHFPHCVTVEEAQVQDIEDEDVRLLLSENQKHLPLEEQLKILLERLDEVNAGKQSIGRSRRAKMIKKEITVLRRKLAHPRDLGRDGLERHSSSARGILQSHNPCEKDLQTDSAAEESSSQETGKGLGPNSSSTPAHEVGRRTSVLFSKKNPKTAGPPKRPGRPPKNRDSQITPGHGNSPIGPPQLPIMESSQRQRKRGRSPRPSSSSDSDSDKSTEDAPMDLPANGFSSGNQPVKKSFLVYRNDCNLPRSSSDSESSSSSSSSAASDRTSTTPSKQGRGKPSFSRVNFPEDSSEDTSGTENESYSVGTGRGVGHGMVRKGLGRGAGWLSEDEDSSLDALDLVWAKCRGYPSYPALIIDPKMPREGMFHHGVPIPVPPLEVLKLGEQMTQEAREHLYLVLFFDNKRTWQWLPRTKLVPLGVNQDLDKEKMLEGRKSNIRKSVQIAYHRAMQHRSKVQGEQSSDSSESD; encoded by the exons ATGGGCGTAGACTTCGACGTGAAGACTTTCTGCCACAACCTGCGGGCCACCAAACCCCCCTACGAGTGTCCGGTGGGCACCTGCCGCAAGATCTACAAGAGCTACAGCGGGATCGAGTACCACCTCTACCACTATGACCACGAcaacccccccccgccccagcacACCCCCCTGCGCAAGCACAAGAAGAAGGGCCGCCAGGCCCGCGCCGCCAACAAGCAGTCGCCCAACCCGTCCGAGACCTCCCAGTCACCGGGACGGGAGGTGATGACCTACGCCCAGGCCCAGCGCATGGTGGAGGTGGATCTGCATGGCCGCGTCCATCGCATCAGCATCTTCGATAACCTCGACGTGGTGTCCGAGGATGAGGAGGTGCCCGAGGAGGTGCCGGAGAATGGGAGCAATAAGGAGAACACGGAGACCCAGAGCGTCCCGCCCAAATCCGGCAAGCACAAGAACAAGGAGAAGCGCAAGGACTCCAACCATCATCACCACAACGCCTCGGCTGGCACCACCCCCAAGCTCCCGGAGGTGGTGTACcgggagctggagcaggacaccCCCGACGCGCCACCTCGCCCCACCTCTTACTACAG GTACATCGAGAAATCGGCAGAGGAGCTGGATGAGGAGGTGGAGTACGACATGGACGAGGAAGATTACATCTGGCTGGACATCATGAATGAGCGACGGAAGGATGAAGGTGTGAGCCCCATTCCTCAGGAGATCTTTGAGTACCTGATGGACCGGCTGGAGAAGGAATCCTACTTTGAGAGCCACAACAAGGGAGATCCAAACGCCTTGGTGGATGAAGATGCCGTCTGTTGCATCTGCAATGACGGGGAGTGCCAGAACAGCAACGTCATCCTCTTCTGCGACATGTGCAACCTGGCTGTGCATCAGGAGTGCTACGGGGTGCCCTACATCCCAGAGGGACAGTGGCTCTGCAGACGGTGCCTGCAGTCACCCTCGCGAGCTGTGGACTGTGCCCTCTGCCCGAACAAGGGAGGGGCCTTCAAGCAGACGGACGATGGGCGCTGGGCACACGTGGTCTGTGCCCTCTGGATCCCGGAGGTGTGCTTTGCCAACACTGTCTTCCTGGAGCCCATCGACAGCATTGAGCACATCCCACCCGCGCGCTGGAAGCTAACCTGTTACATTTGCAAGCAGCGCGGCTCCGGGGCTTGCATCCAGTGTCACAAAGCCAACTGCTACACTGCCTTCCATGTCACCTGTGCTCAGCAGGCCGGGCTCTACATGAAGATGGAGCCTGTCCGGGAGACGGGGGCCAATGGTACCTCCTTCAGCGTGCGCAAAACTGCCTACTGCGACATCCACACACCACCAGGCTCTGTGCGCAGGCTGCCTGCCCTCTCCCACAGtgagggggaagaggaggaggaggaggaggaggaggaagggaagggctgGAGCTCTGAGAAAGTGAAAAAAGCAAAGGCCAAGTCTAGGATCAAGATGAAGAAGGCGCGGAAGATCCTGGCAGAGAAACGAGCCGCAGCGCCTGTGGTTTCTGTGCCCTGCATCCCCCCACACAG gcTCAGTAAGATTACAAACCGTTTAACCATCCAGAGGAAGAGCCAGTTCATGCAGCGGCTGCACAGTTACTGGACTCTGAAGAGACAGTCCCGCAACGGTGTCCCTCTGCTCCGCCGCCTTCAGACGCACTTGCAGTCACAAAGAAACTGCGACCAG AGAGACACTGAGGATAAGAACTGGGCCctgaaggagcagctgaagtcatgGCAGCGCCTCCGCCATGACCTAGAGCGCGCGCGCTTGCTGGTGGAGCTGATACGCAAGCGGGAGAAGCTCAAGAGAGAGACG ATCAAAGTGCAGCAGGTGGCACTGGAAATGCAGCTGACTcccttcctcatcctcctccgCAAGACACTAGAACAGCTGCAGGAGAAAGACACGGGCAACATCTTCAGCGAGCCAGTCCCTCTGTCTGAG GTCCCAGACTATCTGGATCACATCAAGAAGCCAATGGATTTCCAGACGATGAAACAAAACCTGGAAGCATATCGCTATCTGAATTTCGATGACTTTGAGGAGGATTTCAACCTGATTATCAACAACTGCTTGAAATATAATGCCAAAGACACAATCTTCTACCGGGCAGCCATCCGCCTGCGGGAGCAGGGAGGTGCCGTTCTCCGGCAGGCTCGCCGGCAGGCGGAGAAGATGGGCATTGACTTTGAGACAGGCATGCACTTCCCCCACTGTGTTACAGTGGAGGAGGCGCAGGTCCAAGACATTGAGGACG AAGATGTGCGGCTGCTGCTTTCAGAGAATCAGAAGCACCTGCCCttggaggagcagctgaagatCCTGCTGGAGCGGCTGGATGAGGTCAATGCTGGCAAACAGAGCATTGGGCGGTCCCGCCGGGCCAAGATGATCAAGAAGGAGATCACGGTCCTACGGCGGAAACTGGCTCACCCGCGGGACCTGGGCCGGGATGGGCTGGAGCGGCACAGCTCCTCTGCCCGGGGCATCCTGCAATCGCACAACCCCTGCGAGAAGGACCTGCAGACAGACAGCGCTGCGGaggagagcagcagccaggagaCTGGCAAAG GTCTGGGTCCCAATTCTTCTTCCACTCCAGCCCATGAAGTTGGCAGGAGGACCTCAGTGCTCTTCTCCAAGAAGAACCCTAAAACGGCAGGCCCTCCAAAACGTCCAGGACGCCCCCCGAAGAATCGAGACAGCCAGATCACTCCTGGGCATGGGAACAGCCCCATCGGACCCCCCCAGCTCCCAATCATGGAGTCCTCCCAGCGGCAGCGGAAGCGAGGGCGAAGCCCACgccccagctccagctcagaCAGCGACAGCGATAAATCCACCGAAGACGCTCCCATGG ATCTGCCAGCCAATGGTTTCAGCAGTGGGAACCAGCCGGTGAAGAAGAGTTTCCTGGTGTACCGCAACGACTGCAATCTGCCCCGGAGCAGCTCCGACTCggagtccagcagcagcagcagcagtagcgCTGCCTCGGACCGAACCAG CACAACGCCCTCCAAGCAGGGCCGAGGGAAGCCCTCCTTCTCCCGCGTGAACTTCCCCGAGGACAGCAGCGAGGACACATCGGGGACGGAGAATGAATCCTACTCCGTGGGCACAGGGCGAGGCGTGGGGCACGGCA TGGTGCGCAAGGGCCTGGGCCGTGGAGCAGGGTGGCTCTCCGAGGACGAGGATTCCTCCCTGGACGCCCTGGACCTGGTGTGGGCCAAGTGCCGGGGTTACCCCTCCTACCCGGCGCTG ATCATCGACCCCAAGATGCCGCGGGAAGGCATGTTCCACCACGGCGTCCCCATCCCCGTGCCCCCCTTGGAGGTGCTGAAGCTGGGGGAGCAGATGACTCAGGAAGCCCGCGAGCACCTCTACCTTGTCCTGTTTTTCGACAACAAGCGCACTTG GCAGTGGTTACCCCGGACGAAGCTGGTTCCTCTGGGGGTGAACCAAGACCTGGACAAGGAGAAGATGCTGGAGGGTCGCAAGTCCAACATCCGCAAGTCGGTGCAGATCGCGTACCACCGCGCCATGCAGCACCGCAGCAAGGTGCAGGGCGAGCAGAGCAGCGACTCCAGCGAGAGCGACTGA